From the Tribolium castaneum strain GA2 chromosome 2, icTriCast1.1, whole genome shotgun sequence genome, one window contains:
- the Arfrp1 gene encoding ADP-ribosylation factor-related protein 1: MYTLLHGFYKYLVQKDEYCVLILGLDNAGKTTYLEAAKTKLTKNYTGIHPSKITTTVGLNIGKIEIAGIRLNFWDLGGQSELQSLWDKYYAESHAIIYIVDSSDRDRIDDSKETFDKMIANENLRGVPLLVLANKQDIPECMGVREVKPIFNKNAHLIGKRDCMVMPISALTGDGVDEGIKWLVDCIKRNSFIRPARNHEEN, from the exons ATGTACACCCTTTTGCACGGCTTTTACAAATACCTGGTGCAAAAAGACGAGTATTGTGTCCTGATCCTCGGCCTCGACAACGCCGGAAAAACG ACTTACCTGGAGGCGGCAAAAACCAAACTTACGAAAAATTACACGGGGATTCACCCCAGCAAAATAACCACGACCGTGGGCCTAAACATTGGTAAAATCGAGATTGCCGGCATAAGACTGAACTTCTGGGACTTGGGCGGCCAGAGCGAGCTCCAGTCGCTGTGGGACAAA TATTACGCAGAGTCGCACGCGATTATTTACATCGTGGACTCGTCGGACAGGGACAGGATCGACGACTCGAAGGAAACTTTCG ATAAGATGATAGCCAATGAGAACCTGCGTGGCGTTCCGTTGCTCGTTTTGGCAAATAAGCAGGATATCCCTGAGTGCATGGGAGTGCGGGAGGTTAAGCCCATATTTAACAAGAACGCCCATTTGATAGGCAAGCGCGACTGCATGGTGATGCCCATCTCTGCCTTGACGGG CGACGGCGTCGACGAGGGCATTAAGTGGCTGGTGGACTGCATCAAGCGCAACAGTTTCATACGACCGGCACGCAACCACGaagaaaattga
- the LOC100142550 gene encoding leukocyte surface antigen CD53 produces MASLKVKELLCLLYSALLFISGVLLIGFSVVLLYKVIHHFKFIPSSAIGPFIIYFLLGFVHLFLTWLGVKGPSREHDVHIILFMVITVILLVAECAVGVWSIILWDEVDIESLHLMQKSFNDLLNNDYDKKDWARMESELKCCGFDGAKAYEKKNVLPLSCCNSGLQNSTCTEIYQMGCQKPLASYAKILLIDAAIMGFSCCVFQALGVFLFYTFFRTLKVERSARVQRRLAMQRRVSQENGSANPTPSSPPPPASA; encoded by the exons ATGGCTTCACTCAAAGTGAAAGAATTGTTGTGTTTGCTGTACTCAGCCTTGTTATTT ATTTCAGGTGTGTTATTAATAGGGTTTTCTGTTGTTCTTCTCTATAAAGTGATacatcattttaaattcatccCTTCGAGTGCGATTGGCCCTTTCATTATCTATTTTTTGCTCGGGTTTGTTCACCTTTTCCTCACCTGGTTGGGAGTTAAAGGGCCGTCTCGCGAGCATGACGTCCACATTATTTTG TTTATGGTCATTACTGTAATTTTACTGGTTGCGGAATGTGCAGTGGGAGTCTGGTCGATAATCCTCTGGGATGAAGTCGACATCGAATCGCTACATTTGATGCAGAAATCCTTCAACGATTTACTCAACAACGATTACGATAAGAAAGATTGGGCCCGAATGGAGTCGGAG ttaaagtGCTGCGGATTCGATGGGGCTAAAGCGTACGAGAAAAAGAACGTTTTGCCGCTCTCTTGCTGCAACAGCGGGCTGCAAAATTCCACCTGTACGGAAATATACCAAATGGGGTGTCAGAAACCGCTGGCCAGCTACGCGAAGATTTTATTGATTGATGCCGCCATCATGGGTTTCTCCTGTTGCGTTTTTCAAGCTCTGGGCGTGTTTCTCTTTTACACGTTTTTCCGAACTTTGAAAGTCGAACGTTCGGCTAGGGTCCAGAGGAGGCTTGCCATGCAGAGGAGGGTGTCTCAGGAGAACGGGAGTGCTAACCCCACTCCGTCGTCTCCACCGCCCCCAGCTTCGGCTTGA